The Xiphophorus hellerii strain 12219 chromosome 6, Xiphophorus_hellerii-4.1, whole genome shotgun sequence genomic interval TACCTTCAGGAAAGGAAGCAGAAGATGTTTGCTTTAATGTACCGGTGAAAGAAGAGCTCTCTGTGCTTGTTGAGTCTGTCTATAAAGACGATTTGCTTCCTGGTGTCGTTCGGGATGATTGTATGGAGTCTGGAGGCCCGTCAGCAGCTTCACTTTATACACAGGCAGAATCCTCTGGATCAAATGAAGAGATTATCAACAGGAAAATGAACTGCAGACCAAAACGGCTTATGACCATGTGGCGAGGGAATCAGAGCGTCTACATCTGCTCGGTGTGCAACAAGAGTTTCCTCCGCTTGTCTCAGCTGGAGGAGCACAAGAGCACCCACCAGGCCTCCAAACCTTTCAGGTGCCTCGAGTGTGGGAAGTCGTTCACACAGAAGACCCGGCTGAAGACGCACCAGCGGGTCCACACGGGGGAGAGGCCGTTCAGCTGCAGCATCTGCGGGAAGAAGTTCTCCAGGCAGGACAACTGCCTGAGACACGAGCGCTTCCACAGCGGGCTGAAACCGTTCAGCTGCAGGCAGTGCGGGAAGAGCTTCACCGTGCTGGGAAACCTCAAAATCCACCAGGTGATCCACCTGCGTGGACGGTAGCACCAATAGTGTTTGAACCGTTGCATCAAACGGAAAGATGTATTTATTAATCGTAATAATCCACAACAAAGGCAAAAATGTGACTCAGATTAAAGCATGGATAATAAATCTCCAGCTgtttaagaaatatgtttggATGTTGAGCAAAATGCggatttattttagataaaagggatttttaaaatgtttatcttgTGTATAAAGCAAATCTAACAAATGCAAATGTTGTTTTGTCTGGATGTCACCATTAATGGCTTTAAACTTACAcgtatttcaataaaaacattttgtgcttcGTACAACTTTTTTCTTAGTGCTTTTTTCTCAgtatagacttttttttctgag includes:
- the LOC116721988 gene encoding zinc finger protein 415-like → MSFPSAFSTQVAAIMDVLAKAAVAEITMLVEDGSVALRLEVGRRDSEIQELRSKLKRTEAELRKAQEAAARRTTAEKQVQTAAAAGQEPRRDKEKHPEIDGDYPELKTADSFCETHISPDVKQEPEGELRFDETTEHAATDAPDRGDPIWPACGVFEKSSVAVQEQSQMFPSNDLRSTYLPSGKEAEDVCFNVPVKEELSVLVESVYKDDLLPGVVRDDCMESGGPSAASLYTQAESSGSNEEIINRKMNCRPKRLMTMWRGNQSVYICSVCNKSFLRLSQLEEHKSTHQASKPFRCLECGKSFTQKTRLKTHQRVHTGERPFSCSICGKKFSRQDNCLRHERFHSGLKPFSCRQCGKSFTVLGNLKIHQVIHLRGR